The following DNA comes from Croceicoccus sp. YJ47.
TTTCTTTGCCGTCAATCTCGTGATGGGTCTGACCCCCGTCCGCATCTGGACCTATTTTTGGGTCAGCCAGCTCGGCATGCTGCTAGGTACCATCGTGTACGTCAACGCCGGCACCCAGCTCGCCGGTATCGAGAACGTTCGCGATATCGCGACAACTGAATTGCTGCTTTCCTTTGCCGCGCTTGGTTTGCTGCCGTGGATTGGAAAGTTCGTCATGCGCTGGATCAAACGCGGCCAAGTCTATCGCAAGTGGCAGAGACCTCGCTCGTTCGACCGTAACCTCGTAGTTCTCGGTGCAGGCTCCGCAGGTCTCGTCTCGTCCTACATCGCCGCGACAGTCAAGGCCAAGGTAACGTTGGTCGAAGCCTCAAAGATGGGCGGCGACTGTCTCAATTACGGCTGCGTCCCTTCCAAGGCGCTCATCAAGAGTGCCAAGGTCGCGCACCATATGCGTGAGGCGCAAGAGTATGGCCTTTCAGCGGTGGAGCCGCAGTTCAGTTTTTCCGCGGTGATGGACCGCATTCACCGGATCATTGCCGAAATCGAGCCCCATGACAGCGTCGAGCGCTATACCGGCCTCGGTGTGGATGTGTTGCAGGGTTATGCCCGGCTAGTCGATCCCTGGACCGTCGAAATAACCGCCAGCAATGGCAGCACGCATCGGCTTACCACGCGCGCGGTCGTCATAGCGGCAGGGGCCGAACCATTCGTGCCCGACCTGCCCGGCCTTTCTGATACGGGCTATCTTACCAGCGATACGCTTTGGGATGAGTTCGCTCGGCTCGAAGAGATACCCCGGCGCATTGTCGTGCTCGGCGGCGGACCGATCGGCTGCGAGTTGTCTCAGGCTTTCGCGCGGCTCGGAGCGACCGTGACGCAGGTCGAGCGCGGTGATCGGATACTGGCCCGTGAAGATGGCGATGTGTCCGAACTCGCCAAAGCCAGTCTCGAGGCGTCGGGTGCAACCGTTCTGACCGGTCACGAGGCAATCGGGTTCGAGACCGAACAAGGTGAGAAGATCGCTATCCTGCGCAGCGAGGATGGCGAATGCCGCATCGGGTTCGATGCCCTGATTGTCGCGATTGGCCGCAAGGCCCGCCTTTCAGGCTACGGGCTGGAAGAACTGGGCATCGGTACTGACAAGACGGTCGTCACCGATGATTACCTCGCCACGCTCTATCCCAACATCTACGCGGCCGGAGACGTGGCCGGCCCCTATCAGTTTACCCACACCGCCGCCCATCAGGCCTGGTTCGCGAGCGTCAACGCCCTGTTCGGGCAGCTCTGGCGCTTCAAGGCCGATTACCGGGTAATTCCTTGGACGACGTTTCTCGATCCGGAAATCGCCCGGGTCGGTCTCAACGAGAAGGAAGCGAAAGAGAAGGGTATCGACTACGAGGTAACCATCTACCCTATGGATGACCTCGACCGGGCAATCGCCGAAAGCGAGACGGGCGGCTTCGTCAAGGTGCTGACGCCTCCGGGCAAGGATCGGATCCTGGGAGTTACCATCGTTTCGGCTCACGCTGGCGAGCTGCTTGCCGAATATGTGCTCGCAATGAAACATGGCCTTGGTCTCAATAAGATCCTCGGCACGATCCACACCTACCCCACGCTTGCCGAGGCGAACAAGTTTGCTGCCGGTGAATGGAAAAAGAAACATGTGCCCGAAAGGCTGCTTGCCATCGTCGAGCGATATCATCGCTGGCGGCGCGGCTAGTGAGCTCATTCGGCACCAGCCAAATGATCTGAAAGGAATACCGATGAAACAATTCGCACTGGTAAGCCTGCGTGTCGCAACCGCTCTGCTTCTCGTTGTCTGGGGACTCATTCGCGTGACGGCACCCGAAAAAGGCGCCGGGGTGAGCGCGAAATACTATTCCGGACTGGGATCGGCTAAAGTGATTCAGGTCGTCTGGGGCGCGGCACTGCTGATTATCGGCATGCTCGTCATCATTGGCCTGTTCCGGCGGTTTGCCCTTGTCGCGCAGGCCGTCGTGCTGGTGTTCGGCGCGCTGACCATCTGGAAATATCTGCTCGATCCGCTG
Coding sequences within:
- a CDS encoding FAD-dependent oxidoreductase — translated: MKRLVLLTVLSLALFFWFVFDLGQYVSLEAIKQHQSTIAHFYEDHPVLVLGAFFLGYVLLTALSFPGAALLTLLAGALFGLVVGTIVVSFASTIGATLAFLAARYLFRDMVQSRFAQRLKAINAGVERDGAFYLFSLRLVPVFPFFAVNLVMGLTPVRIWTYFWVSQLGMLLGTIVYVNAGTQLAGIENVRDIATTELLLSFAALGLLPWIGKFVMRWIKRGQVYRKWQRPRSFDRNLVVLGAGSAGLVSSYIAATVKAKVTLVEASKMGGDCLNYGCVPSKALIKSAKVAHHMREAQEYGLSAVEPQFSFSAVMDRIHRIIAEIEPHDSVERYTGLGVDVLQGYARLVDPWTVEITASNGSTHRLTTRAVVIAAGAEPFVPDLPGLSDTGYLTSDTLWDEFARLEEIPRRIVVLGGGPIGCELSQAFARLGATVTQVERGDRILAREDGDVSELAKASLEASGATVLTGHEAIGFETEQGEKIAILRSEDGECRIGFDALIVAIGRKARLSGYGLEELGIGTDKTVVTDDYLATLYPNIYAAGDVAGPYQFTHTAAHQAWFASVNALFGQLWRFKADYRVIPWTTFLDPEIARVGLNEKEAKEKGIDYEVTIYPMDDLDRAIAESETGGFVKVLTPPGKDRILGVTIVSAHAGELLAEYVLAMKHGLGLNKILGTIHTYPTLAEANKFAAGEWKKKHVPERLLAIVERYHRWRRG